From the Scylla paramamosain isolate STU-SP2022 chromosome 15, ASM3559412v1, whole genome shotgun sequence genome, one window contains:
- the LOC135107599 gene encoding T-complex protein 1 subunit theta-like, with translation MALHVPRAPGFASMLKDGARHFSGLEEAVFRNISACKEFSKTLKTAYGPQGRNKMVINHLEKLFVTNDAATIIKELEIEHPAAKLMVLASQMQEQEMGDGTNWVIIFAGALLEAAEDLIRMGLTPTDVAEGYQLAVDKALELLPSLQCWEVTDPRNLEQVTKTLRTAIMSKQFGNEDFLAKLVANACISILPEKTTFNVDNVRICKILGSGLHKSEVVQGMVFQRTVEGSVTSKEKAKVAVYSCPFDVTTTETKGTVLIQTADELASFSRGEENRMENDVKALSEAGVTVVVAGGKIGDLALHYLNKYNIMAVRVTSKWDLRRLCKTVGATILPKVTCPTQEEIGLCDRVFMDEVGEVPVTIFRQQAEESKIATIIIRGSTDNYMDDIERAMVDAINTYKGLCRDGRCVAGGGSTEVQLSLLIEQYGSQCPGLEQYAIKKFSESLRVFPKVLADNCGAAHQETLSNLLAAHTEGKKNAGFDCENEGAGVIDAAEKEIYDLYLTKYWAMKYATSAATQILRVDQIIMAKRAGGPKPRGMGAQDPDDD, from the exons ATGGCTCTCCACGTACCAAGAGCTCCGGGATTTGCTTCCATGTTAAAGGATGGAGCCAGG CATTTCTCTGGCCTGGAGGAAGCAGTGTTTCGTAACATCTCAGCCTGCAAGGAATTTAGCAAGACACTCAAGACTGCCTATGGGCCTCAGGGACGTAATAAAATGGTCATCAATCATCTGGAGAAGCTATTTGTCACCAATGATGCAGCAACTATCATCAAGGAACTGGAG ATTGAACATCCTGCAGCCAAGCTGATGGTGCTTGCATCCCAGATGCAAGAGCAGGAGATGGGTGATGGCACCAACTGGGTCATTATCTTTGCTGGAGCTCTGTTAGAGGCTGCTGAGGACTTGATTCGCATGGGCCTCACCCCTACTGATGTGGCTGAGGGCTACCAGCTGGCTGTTGACAAGGCCCTGGAGTTGTTGCCTTCTCTGCAGTGCTGGGAGGTGACTGATCCCCGTAATCTTGAACAG GtgaccaaaaccctgcgcacaGCCATCATGAGTAAGCAGTTTGGTAATGAAGACTTCCTTGCCAAACTTGTCGCTAATGCCTGCATCTCTATCCTGCCGGAGAAGACCACTTTCAATGTTGATAATGTGAGGATATGCAAAATCCTGGGATCTGGCCTCCATAAATCAGAGGTTGTGCAG GGAATGGTTTTCCAGCGAACAGTTGAAGGATCTGTAACTTCTAAAGAAAAGGCCAAGGTTGCTGTTTATTCCTGCCCCTTTGATGTGACAACCACTGAGACCAAAGGAACTGTTCTAATCCAGACTGCTGATGAACTGGCCTCATTTtcaaggggagaggagaacagAATGGAGAATGAT GTGAAGGCATTGTCTGAAGCTGGTGTCACAGTAGTTGTGGCTGGTGGCAAGATTGGTGATCTGGCCCTCCACTACCTCAACAAGTATAACATTATGGCTGTGCGAGTCACCAGCAAGTGGGACCTTCGTCGGCTCTGTAAAACTGTTGGTGCTACTATCCTGCCAAAGGTCACTTGTCCCACCCAAGAGGAAATTGGTTTATGTGACCGTGTCTTCATGGATGAAGTTGGTGAAGTTCCTGTAACAATTTTCCG ACAACAAGCAGAGGAGTCAAAAATTGCCACCATAATCATCCGAGGATCCACAGACAATTACATGGACGACATTGAGCGAGCTATGGTTGATGCCATCAACACTTATAAGGGACTGTGTCGG GATGGGCGGTGTGTCGCGGGAGGTGGTAGCACTGAGGTTCAGCTGAGTCTTCTCATCGAGCAGTATGGATCACAGTGCCCAGGACTGGAACAATATGCCATCAAGAAATTCTCAGAATCTTTAAGAGTGTTCCCTAAG GTGCTGGCTGATAACTGTGGTGCAGCTCACCAAGAGACTCTCTCCAACCTGCTGGCAGCTCAtactgagggaaagaagaatgctGGATTTGATTGTGAAAATGAGGGAGCTGGAGTAATTGATGCAGCAGAGAAGGAAATCTATGACCTCTACCTCACCAAGTACTGGGCCATGAAATATGCTACGTCTGCTGCCACCCAAATTCTTAGGGTGGACCAGATCATCATGGCCAAGAGAGCTGGTGGACCAAAACCAAGAGGAATGGGTGCCCAGGATCCAGATGATGATTAA
- the LOC135107598 gene encoding aconitate hydratase, mitochondrial-like encodes MALRLAPSVARGLGSFQGQIQARCFHVSPLISAAQKVAMSHLDPGSEMPYDKLQANLELVKKRLNRPLTLSEKVLYSHLDDPANQDIVRGESYLKLRPDRVAMQDATAQMAMLQFISSGLPRVAVPSTIHCDHLIQAQIDGPKDLKRAIDINKEVYNFLATAGAKYGVGFWKPGSGIIHQIILENYAFPGLLMIGTDSHTPNGGGLGGLCIGVGGADAVDVMADIPWELKCPKVIGVKLTGELSGWTSPKDIILKVAGILTVKGGTGAIVEYTGPGVDSISCTGMATICNMGAEIGATTSVFPFNSRMKDYLVATNRKDIAELAEKNASMLTPDEDAPYDRVVEINLSELEPHINGPFTPDLAHPVNKIGDAAREKGWPLEVKAGLIGSCTNSSYEDMGRCASIVKEAMKHGLKAKSLFHITPGSEQIRATIERDDIAKTLREFGGTVLANACGPCIGQWDRQDVKKGEKNTIVTSYNRNFIGRNDANPATHAFVTSPELVTAMALAGRLDFDPRSDSLVGSDGKEFKLSDPFAAELPPRGFDPGEDTYQAPPSDGSSVSVDVSPESQRLQLLSPFDKMNPKNLLDMTILIKVKGKCTTDHISAAGPWLKFRGHLDNISNNLFLTAVNIENEEMNNIQNKSTGEWGPVPATARAYKAQGINWCVIGDDNYGEGSSREHAALEPRHLGGRAIIVKSFARIHETNLKKQGMLPLTFSNPSDYDKIQPNDKISLLGIENFAPGKPLQCRITHSDGSTETIELKHTFNEQQINWFKAGSALNFMKEKASK; translated from the exons ATGGCGCTCAGGCTGGCACCTTCTGTAGCTCGG GGCCTTGGAAGTTTTCAGGGCCAGATTCAGGCACGATGCTTCCATGTATCCCCCTTAATCTCTGCGGCCCAAAAGGTGGCCATGTCACACCTAGACCCAGGCTCAGAGATGCCTTATGACAAACTGCAAGCCAACTTGGAATTGGTCAAGAAAAG aTTGAATCGTCCTCTCACCCTCTCGGAAAAAGTGTTGTATTCTCACTTGGATGACCCTGCTAATCAAGACATTGTGCGAGGGGAATCGTACCTCAAGCTGCGCCCAGACAGGGTGGCCATGCAGGATGCCACAGCCCAGATGGCCATGCTGCAGTTCATCAGCTCTGGCTTGCCAAGGGTTGCTGTACCTTCAACCATCCATTGTGATCATTTGATCCAGGCCCAG ATTGATGGACCAAAGGATTTGAAACGAGCCATTGATATTAATAAGGAAGTTTACAACTTTCTGGCAACTGCTGGGGCAAAGTACGGAGTTGGTTTCTGGAAACCTGGTTCAGGCATTATTCATCAG ATCATCTTGGAGAACTATGCCTTCCCTGGTCTGTTGATGATTGGCACTGACTCTCACACCCCAAATGGAGGTGGTCTGGGAGGCTTGTgtattggtgttggtggtgctgatgCTGTTGATGTCATGGCTGATATACCATGGGAGCTGAAGTGCCCTAAG GTGATTGGTGTGAAACTTACTGGAGAGTTGAGTGGATGGACATCACCAAAGGACATTATTCTGAAGGTTGCTGGCATTCTGACAGTGAAGGGTGGCACTGGTGCCATTGTTGAGTATACAGGGCCTGGGGTAGACTCCATCTCCTGCACTGGCATGGCAACAATTTGCAACATGGGAGCTGAGATTG GTGCCACCACCTCAGTTTTCCCCTTTAACAGCCGCATGAAGGACTACCTTGTGGCTACCAACAGGAAAGATATTGCAGAGCTGGCTGAGAAGAATGCCTCTATGCTTACTCCTGATGAAGATGCTCCCTATGACCGTGTCGTTGAGATTAATTTGTCTGAACTGGAGCCTCACATCAATGGTCCCTTCACTCCAGATTTGGCTCATCCTGTCAATAAG ATTGGAGATGCAGCTCGAGAGAAGGGCTGGCCTCTGGAAGTGAAGGCTGGATTGATTGGATCTTGTACCAACTCATCCTATGAAGACATGGGTCGTTGTGCTTCTATTGTTAAAGAAGCCATGAAGCATGGACTGAAGGCCAAGTCCCTATTCCACATCACACCAGGATCTGAACAGATTAGAGCTACAATTGAACGTGATGATATT GCAAAAACTCTGCGTGAGTTTGGTGGGACTGTATTGGCCAATGCCTGTGGACCATGCATTGGACAATGGGATCGCCAAGATGTGAAGAAGGGCGAGAAGAATACCATTGTCACATCATACAACCGCAACTTCATTGGTCGCAATGATGCCAACCCAGCCACCCATGCCTTTGTCACATCACCCGAGCTGGTTACTGCCATGGCTCTTGCTGGCAGATTGGACTTTGACCCTCGCTCTGACTCATTG gtTGGGAGTGATGGAAAAGAGTTCAAGTTGAGTGATCCCTTTGCTGCTGAGCTGCCACCCAGGGGATTTGACCCAGGAGAGGACACTTACCAG GCACCTCCAAGTGATGGATCTAGTGTGTCTGTTGATGTTAGCCCAGAATCACAGCGTTTGCAGTTGTTGTCTCCTTTTGACAAGATGAATCCAAAGAACCTGTTGGACATGACCATCCTTATTAAG GTAAAGGGGAAGTGCACTACAGACCACATCTCTGCTGCTGGCCCTTGGCTGAAATTCAGAGGTCACCTGGACAACATCTCCAACAATTTGTTCCTCACAGCTGTTAACATTGAAAATGAGGAGATGAATAACATTCAGAACAAGAGCACAGGTGAATGGGGACCTGTTCCTGCAACTGCACGTGCTTACAAGGCCCAAGGAATTAACTGGTGTGTCATTGGAGATGACAACTACG gagAGGGAAGTTCTCGGGAACATGCTGCCTTAGAGCCACGTCACCTGGGTGGCAGAGCCATTATTGTGAAGTCTTTTGCTCGCATCCATGAGACCAACCTGAAGAAGCAGGGCATGCTGCCACTCACATTCTCAAACCCAAGTGATTACGACAAAATTCAACCCAACGACAAAATTTCCCTTCTGGGTATTGAGAACTTTGCACCTGGCAAG cctttgcaatgtcgCATCACACACAGCGATGGATCCACAGAAACTATTGAACTGAAACACACTTTCAATGAGCAGCAGATAAACTGGTTCAAAGCTGGATCAGCTCTCAACTTCATGAAGGAAAAAGCCAGTAAATAA
- the LOC135107601 gene encoding DNA damage-inducible transcript 4-like protein has protein sequence MPPVIQDSSISLSSITEEEEVETQEALLVMAKLQSVLRRGVERYLTCHAVMLPRPTLLKAAHDVLRLCAQRPNGLRGAVVDLYLRDNDTCKRLAQVVADPRVDAKTLIKLTLHRDPSSSDPGVLNLLSGYTMERCCRP, from the exons ATGCCTCCGGTCATCCAGgactcctccatctccctctcgtCCATCACGGAAGAAG AGGAAGTGGAGACGCAGGAGGCCTTGCTGGTGATGGCAAAGCTACAGAGTGTGCTGCGTCGCGGGGTGGAGCGCTATCTCACATGTCATGCCGTCATGTTGCCTCGCCCTACTCTACTGAA GGCTGCGCATGACGTGCTGAGGCTGTGTGCTCAACGACCCAACGGCCTTCGCGGTGCTGTTGTCGACCTTTACCTTAGGGACAACGATACGTGCAAAAG GCTGGCTCAAGTGGTGGCTGATCCTCGAGTAGATGCCAAGACGCTCATCAAGCTCACCCTGCATCGGGATCCTTCCTCATCCGATCCCGGAGTGTTGAATCTACTCTCTGGGTACACGATGGAGCGATGTTGCCGCCCGTGA